Proteins encoded by one window of Cyclobacteriaceae bacterium:
- a CDS encoding SulP family inorganic anion transporter translates to MNHPLHPLNNLRHDLPASIVVFLVALPLCLGVALASGAPLFSGIIAGFVGGMVVASYSKSALSVSGPAAGLTTIVFAAIQQLGEYPVFLTAVVLAGIIQLILGFVKAGTIGNYFPSSVIKGMLAAIGLTLILKQIPHAVGYDSDFIGDENFVQADGENTFTEILKAIDYIQPGAAIICLVSIVILLLWERPFIRQATFSKIIPAPLVVVMVGIMLNEIFRSYSTDLLILPEHLVSLPVADSVGAFFGQFTFPVLSALTNPDVWIVAITIAVVASLESLLSIDAIDKLDPYKRLTPLNHELKAQGLGNIVSGLIGGLPVTSVIVRSSANVGSGARTKTSAIAHGSLLLITAMLIPNLLNKIPLASLAAILLMVGWKLTKPALVIDMFRKGWAQFIPFAVTILAILFTNLLQGIFIGLGIGLIFVLKSNFHQALFCVKEGNRYLVRLTKDVSFLNKALLRNTLREIPDNSHVIIDGSRSTFIDNDIIETIQDFQQSAITRNIHVELNQSVSASNPIFKS, encoded by the coding sequence ATGAATCATCCGTTACATCCGCTCAATAATTTACGCCATGATCTTCCGGCCTCCATTGTAGTCTTTCTTGTGGCACTACCATTGTGCCTTGGCGTGGCGCTTGCATCAGGTGCTCCACTCTTTTCAGGAATTATTGCCGGCTTTGTTGGCGGAATGGTAGTGGCCTCCTACAGTAAATCTGCACTTAGTGTAAGCGGTCCCGCTGCCGGCCTAACTACTATAGTATTTGCGGCCATTCAACAACTGGGTGAATACCCGGTATTTCTGACTGCCGTAGTATTGGCTGGAATTATTCAATTGATTCTCGGTTTTGTTAAAGCCGGAACCATAGGCAATTACTTTCCCTCTTCGGTTATCAAAGGAATGTTGGCTGCAATTGGGCTAACCCTTATTCTTAAGCAAATACCCCACGCAGTTGGTTACGACAGTGATTTTATCGGAGACGAAAACTTTGTGCAAGCCGATGGTGAAAACACCTTTACGGAAATACTTAAAGCAATCGACTACATTCAGCCGGGAGCTGCTATCATATGTCTCGTATCCATAGTGATCTTACTGCTTTGGGAAAGGCCATTCATCCGACAAGCAACTTTTTCCAAAATTATTCCGGCTCCGTTGGTTGTTGTTATGGTTGGAATTATGCTTAATGAAATTTTCAGAAGTTATAGCACCGACTTGCTGATTTTGCCGGAGCACCTTGTATCCTTACCTGTTGCGGATAGCGTAGGTGCATTCTTCGGACAATTTACTTTTCCTGTACTTTCTGCACTTACTAATCCGGATGTATGGATTGTGGCTATTACCATTGCCGTAGTAGCCAGCCTTGAATCGCTATTAAGCATTGATGCCATCGATAAACTGGATCCGTATAAACGCCTTACTCCTTTAAACCATGAACTTAAAGCTCAGGGGCTCGGTAACATCGTGAGCGGTTTGATTGGCGGCCTGCCGGTTACGTCCGTGATAGTAAGAAGTTCGGCTAACGTAGGCTCCGGAGCCCGAACCAAAACATCGGCTATTGCGCATGGTAGCTTGTTATTGATCACAGCCATGCTTATTCCGAATTTATTAAACAAAATTCCACTGGCCAGTCTCGCAGCCATATTGCTGATGGTGGGTTGGAAACTCACCAAACCAGCATTGGTAATCGATATGTTCAGGAAAGGTTGGGCACAATTTATTCCATTTGCAGTAACCATCCTGGCAATATTGTTCACCAATCTGCTTCAAGGTATTTTTATCGGGTTAGGAATCGGGTTGATCTTCGTACTCAAATCCAATTTTCACCAGGCATTGTTCTGTGTCAAAGAGGGCAATCGATACCTGGTAAGGCTCACCAAAGATGTTTCATTTTTGAACAAGGCGCTGCTGCGAAACACCCTCCGCGAAATTCCTGACAACAGTCATGTGATTATTGATGGATCGCGCTCAACATTTATTGACAACGACATTATCGAAACGATTCAGGACTTTCAACAATCAGCCATAACCCGAAATATACACGTGGAGTTAAATCAATCCGTGTCCGCCTCAAACCCGATTTTTAAATCATGA
- a CDS encoding SulP family inorganic anion transporter has protein sequence MNFRRLLPDITSGLTVSFAALSLGAAFGVMSGRGAFAGMIGAAVIPIITSIFGGTRLQASGPTAPMTAVSALVVAFAYENFPVREMAEQFITLVFMLTGLVLIVAAFARLGKLISLVPNVIVLGFMNGIAVLIWYDQLVKIFAVDGKSLMQGGIWLNLGIALSTFLMIYLIVITVKRAALRPQIRSLLSGVLLSIIIMTAFTTLFNIQVEHVQLGSTTGSLSEFGQLLASYFPNEILKAEYIIMALPFALQLTLLAYLDSLLTALVVDKLTREKSNLNKELFAQGLSNAVSGALQGIPGAQATIRSVLLIKEGAQTRLAGVLMGIFILVSILALKDLLTLVPAAVFIGVLFKAGLDVSDKDFPRTYLLKRWFRQPMRNIQFAFIIFTTVVTVLVDLNIAVVSGTVLFYIGKYFWGIVDVEPDFQEISEQERKLVTG, from the coding sequence ATGAATTTCAGAAGGCTTCTGCCTGATATTACATCTGGCCTTACCGTAAGCTTTGCTGCGCTCTCCTTAGGAGCTGCGTTCGGGGTAATGTCCGGCCGCGGGGCGTTTGCGGGAATGATCGGTGCAGCCGTTATTCCCATCATCACCTCCATTTTTGGAGGTACCCGACTGCAGGCATCAGGCCCCACAGCGCCAATGACTGCCGTATCAGCGCTGGTGGTGGCATTTGCTTATGAGAATTTCCCGGTACGTGAAATGGCAGAGCAGTTTATAACGCTTGTTTTCATGCTTACCGGCCTTGTGTTGATTGTTGCCGCATTTGCCCGCCTAGGTAAACTCATCAGCCTCGTGCCCAATGTTATTGTGCTCGGCTTTATGAATGGCATAGCTGTCCTCATTTGGTACGACCAACTCGTCAAAATATTTGCAGTAGATGGGAAAAGCTTAATGCAGGGAGGCATTTGGCTTAACCTGGGTATTGCTTTGAGTACTTTTTTGATGATCTATCTGATCGTGATAACGGTGAAACGTGCAGCTCTGCGACCACAGATACGATCCCTCCTTTCAGGCGTTCTTCTCAGCATCATCATCATGACCGCGTTCACCACCCTATTCAACATTCAGGTTGAGCACGTACAGCTCGGCAGTACAACCGGGTCGCTTTCGGAATTCGGCCAACTGCTGGCAAGCTATTTCCCGAATGAAATCCTGAAGGCGGAGTACATCATTATGGCGTTGCCCTTTGCTTTGCAACTCACGTTACTGGCCTACCTCGACTCACTGCTCACCGCTTTGGTGGTGGATAAATTGACACGGGAAAAATCAAATCTGAACAAAGAGCTATTTGCCCAGGGATTGAGTAATGCGGTATCCGGAGCCCTTCAAGGCATACCGGGGGCACAAGCAACCATACGCTCCGTATTGCTGATAAAAGAAGGCGCACAAACCCGACTGGCTGGGGTATTAATGGGTATATTTATTTTGGTCAGCATTCTGGCATTAAAAGATTTGCTAACCCTGGTGCCGGCCGCTGTCTTCATTGGCGTCCTCTTTAAGGCTGGGCTTGATGTAAGCGACAAGGATTTTCCACGAACCTACCTTTTGAAACGGTGGTTCCGACAACCCATGCGAAACATTCAGTTTGCATTCATCATTTTTACTACTGTTGTAACCGTACTGGTGGACTTAAACATTGCGGTTGTATCAGGCACCGTTTTATTTTATATAGGAAAATATTTCTGGGGCATTGTGGATGTTGAGCCCGATTTCCAGGAAATATCAGAACAAGAAAGAAAATTAGTAACCGGTTAA
- a CDS encoding carbonic anhydrase, translating into MTTRERILLESKAWVQEKLALDKGYFKRLSAMHNPELLWIGSSDSLVPVREITNTEPGEILVYRNVGNLVKENDLSLMALLQDALEVSRIKYIIVCGYSHCSSLREVIQGTEKPLLREWLVDLRATYELHHQELDPLPYEQKEQRLAELNIEQQVKNLSKLDLIQKAWKHGTYPKLYGWYFDLNTGLFNEITHIDPAEPFNLPSN; encoded by the coding sequence ATGACCACCCGCGAACGAATTTTATTGGAAAGCAAAGCCTGGGTGCAGGAGAAACTCGCCCTTGATAAAGGATACTTTAAACGCCTATCGGCTATGCACAATCCTGAGTTACTTTGGATTGGATCTTCCGATAGTCTTGTGCCGGTACGCGAAATCACCAACACAGAGCCCGGAGAAATTCTGGTTTACCGGAATGTGGGCAACTTGGTTAAAGAAAATGATCTAAGCTTGATGGCCCTTTTGCAAGATGCGCTGGAAGTATCCAGAATTAAATACATCATTGTATGTGGCTATAGCCATTGCAGCAGTTTACGGGAAGTAATTCAGGGAACAGAAAAGCCCTTGTTACGGGAGTGGCTGGTTGACTTACGGGCCACTTATGAACTTCATCATCAGGAATTGGATCCCCTACCCTATGAACAAAAAGAACAACGCCTTGCGGAATTAAATATTGAACAACAAGTTAAAAACCTAAGTAAGCTGGACTTAATTCAGAAGGCCTGGAAACATGGCACCTATCCGAAACTTTACGGCTGGTATTTTGACTTGAACACAGGTTTGTTTAATGAGATTACCCACATTGATCCGGCAGAACCATTTAACCTTCCATCCAACTAG
- a CDS encoding porin family protein, translating into MKSKSIISCFAFLLFAVFASSHVLAQAAFGLKGGLNLANLKVDDPEASYDSRTGYHAGVFVRGKFSKVAIQPEVLLFTQSTDAKETLLGDYKTNFTYLSIPIMLKFYVVSGLNIQAGPQFGFLLDGEMKGTDLIGQDFSYDVKEYYKNSDISVSLGGGWDFPFGLNVDVRYNIGVQDINDQADGEEAKSRVFQVSLGWNFLK; encoded by the coding sequence ATGAAGAGTAAATCAATCATTTCCTGCTTTGCATTTCTTTTATTCGCAGTATTCGCGAGTAGTCATGTTTTGGCCCAGGCAGCCTTTGGTTTAAAAGGTGGATTGAACCTGGCAAACCTTAAAGTGGATGATCCGGAAGCCAGTTATGATTCCCGTACAGGCTATCATGCCGGTGTTTTTGTGAGAGGAAAATTTTCGAAGGTGGCCATTCAGCCTGAAGTGCTACTTTTCACACAAAGCACTGACGCAAAAGAGACACTTTTAGGTGATTACAAAACTAATTTTACCTATCTCAGTATTCCTATTATGCTGAAATTTTATGTGGTCAGTGGATTGAACATTCAAGCTGGTCCTCAATTCGGATTTTTATTGGATGGCGAGATGAAGGGAACAGACCTAATTGGTCAGGATTTCAGCTATGATGTTAAGGAGTATTATAAGAATAGTGATATTTCTGTTTCTCTTGGAGGCGGTTGGGATTTTCCGTTTGGACTCAATGTTGATGTTCGTTATAACATTGGTGTTCAGGACATCAACGATCAGGCTGATGGTGAAGAAGCAAAAAGCCGCGTATTTCAAGTATCGTTAGGCTGGAACTTTCTTAAGTAA
- a CDS encoding carboxy terminal-processing peptidase, producing MSIMKRFGLLVGLVLIVGAHARAVPDSVFQIKPVYGKQVRIVTSILETGHFRKLPFNDSLSSVVFDGYLSSLDNSKIYFLKSDISAFEKYRNQLDDLAREERVEPAFEMYQVFQKRFNERMEYVMTHLVGKEFDFTADEYYETNREKAPWPASVNELNAIWTQIIKNQALSLKLTGKTQAEIKENLEKRYERFIKSMSQTNSDDIFSTYLNTIAESYDPHTNYFSPRTADVFKQNMAQSFEGIGARLQSDNDYTKIAEILPGGPAEKSKLLHANDRIIGVAQGDDGEMVDVIGWRLDEVVKLIKGPKGTRVRLNILPAEAGVTGPAVVITLVRDKIKLEDLTAKKQVVEYTKDGKQMKLGVITLPSFYMDWEAYQKGDPNYNSTSSDVKKHIQEMQAQGINGLVLDLRNNGGGSLKEAIDLTGLFIKNGPVVQVKNSMKRTEVLEDEDNSILYNGPLVVLINRFSASASEIFAGAIQDYGRGVVVGESSYGKGTVQTMVELDRFVQDKEQAGSLKLTIQKFYRVNGSSTQHRGVIPDIKLPSALDPDQFGESSSPAALPWDEIRGTLYQRTPYINSKVLAGLTKTHQERLKTDAQLLDLVTQIEEARKNLNQTKVSLNESTRKKEMEEAERKVSATRNPGNVQLDKEGKPVTGSLNMEDEYLREGLLILSDLITSRIG from the coding sequence ATGAGCATAATGAAGCGTTTTGGATTGTTGGTTGGGTTGGTTTTGATAGTTGGGGCTCACGCACGTGCTGTACCCGATTCTGTTTTTCAGATTAAGCCGGTTTATGGCAAACAGGTGCGCATTGTTACTTCGATTTTGGAAACCGGTCACTTCCGGAAACTGCCATTTAATGACTCACTATCATCCGTTGTTTTTGATGGCTACCTGTCTAGTTTGGATAACAGTAAGATCTATTTCCTGAAGTCGGATATTAGTGCTTTTGAGAAGTACAGGAATCAGTTAGATGATTTGGCTCGTGAAGAACGTGTTGAACCTGCATTTGAAATGTACCAGGTTTTTCAAAAGCGTTTTAATGAGCGGATGGAATATGTGATGACGCATCTGGTGGGGAAGGAGTTTGATTTTACGGCTGATGAGTATTATGAAACCAATCGGGAAAAGGCGCCCTGGCCGGCAAGTGTTAATGAACTGAATGCAATCTGGACTCAGATCATTAAGAATCAGGCGTTAAGTCTAAAACTAACAGGCAAAACACAAGCTGAAATTAAAGAGAATCTGGAAAAGCGTTACGAACGCTTTATTAAATCCATGAGTCAAACCAACAGCGATGATATTTTCAGCACTTACCTGAATACCATTGCTGAGTCATACGATCCGCACACCAATTATTTCTCTCCACGCACAGCCGATGTATTCAAACAAAACATGGCGCAGTCGTTTGAAGGGATTGGTGCCCGTCTTCAATCTGATAACGATTACACTAAAATTGCAGAAATACTTCCGGGCGGGCCAGCCGAAAAAAGTAAACTATTACATGCTAATGACCGCATTATTGGCGTGGCTCAAGGTGATGACGGAGAAATGGTAGATGTTATTGGCTGGCGATTGGATGAAGTTGTGAAACTGATCAAAGGCCCGAAGGGAACCCGCGTTCGGTTAAATATATTACCGGCAGAAGCTGGCGTTACAGGCCCTGCCGTAGTGATTACACTTGTTCGCGATAAAATTAAACTCGAAGACCTCACCGCTAAAAAGCAGGTGGTGGAGTACACGAAGGATGGCAAGCAGATGAAGCTTGGCGTTATCACCCTTCCCAGCTTTTATATGGATTGGGAAGCCTATCAAAAGGGTGATCCGAATTACAATAGCACCTCAAGCGATGTAAAGAAGCACATTCAGGAAATGCAAGCTCAGGGAATTAACGGCCTTGTGTTGGATTTACGAAACAATGGTGGCGGATCACTAAAGGAAGCCATAGACCTGACCGGTTTGTTTATTAAAAACGGTCCGGTAGTTCAGGTAAAAAATTCAATGAAGCGAACAGAAGTATTGGAGGATGAAGATAACTCGATCTTGTACAACGGCCCGCTTGTGGTGTTGATCAACCGGTTCAGTGCGTCAGCTTCAGAGATATTTGCAGGAGCTATTCAGGATTATGGTCGGGGTGTGGTTGTTGGCGAATCATCATACGGTAAAGGAACAGTGCAAACCATGGTGGAGTTGGACCGTTTTGTTCAGGATAAAGAACAGGCAGGTTCGCTTAAGCTTACCATTCAGAAATTTTATCGGGTTAACGGAAGCAGTACACAGCATCGGGGTGTGATTCCAGATATAAAACTCCCTTCAGCACTTGACCCCGATCAGTTCGGTGAGAGTTCAAGTCCGGCAGCTTTGCCTTGGGATGAAATCCGTGGAACGTTGTACCAGCGCACACCCTATATCAACAGCAAGGTACTTGCCGGGTTGACCAAGACTCATCAGGAGCGTTTGAAAACAGATGCCCAGTTGCTTGATCTGGTAACCCAAATTGAAGAGGCCAGAAAAAATCTTAACCAAACGAAAGTTTCGCTGAACGAATCCACTCGCAAAAAGGAGATGGAGGAGGCGGAGCGTAAAGTAAGCGCTACCCGAAATCCCGGAAACGTGCAACTGGATAAAGAAGGAAAGCCTGTAACCGGTTCGTTGAACATGGAGGATGAATATTTAAGGGAAGGATTATTGATCCTTTCTGATTTGATTACTTCAAGAATCGGATAA
- the tyrS gene encoding tyrosine--tRNA ligase yields the protein MKNFVEELRWRGMLHDIMPGTEEQLQKEPTGGYIGFDPTADSLHIGHLAQIMTLVHFQQCGHKPFALVGGATGMVGDPSGKSAERNLLSEEVLQHNVTCVKNQLEKFLDFGAGVSGAEMVNNYDWFKDFRFLDFIRDVGKHITINYMMAKDSVKNRLETGLSFTEFSYQLVQGYDFYYLYTHKNCKLQMGGSDQWGNIVTGTELIRRKSNGDAFALTTPLIKKADGTKFGKTEGGNVWLDPKKTSPYAFYQFWLNTSDEDAVNYIKIFTLKEQEEIEALIRMHQEAPHKRELQQALAKDITIRVHSQADYDQAVKASGILFGNSTTEDLESLDEETLLAIMDGVPKATISRQVWEQQPGVVDLLSEITGNLIFPSKGEARKMIQGGGVSLNKVKVSDATAKAEQALLHNKYLLAQKGKKNYYLITVE from the coding sequence ATGAAAAATTTTGTTGAAGAGTTGCGTTGGCGGGGCATGTTACACGACATCATGCCAGGTACTGAGGAGCAGCTACAAAAAGAACCAACAGGCGGATACATTGGCTTTGACCCTACGGCAGATTCCTTGCACATTGGTCACCTCGCCCAAATCATGACCTTGGTACATTTCCAGCAATGCGGACACAAGCCCTTTGCACTGGTGGGTGGCGCTACTGGCATGGTAGGCGATCCTTCCGGAAAATCTGCTGAGCGCAACCTGTTGTCAGAAGAAGTGCTGCAGCATAATGTAACCTGCGTGAAAAATCAGTTGGAAAAGTTTCTTGACTTTGGGGCAGGCGTATCTGGTGCCGAGATGGTGAACAATTACGATTGGTTTAAGGATTTTCGTTTTCTGGATTTTATACGCGATGTGGGTAAGCACATCACCATCAATTACATGATGGCCAAAGATTCTGTTAAGAATCGACTCGAAACTGGTTTGTCGTTTACTGAGTTCAGTTACCAGTTGGTACAGGGTTATGATTTCTACTACCTCTACACACATAAAAACTGCAAGCTGCAAATGGGAGGCTCAGACCAGTGGGGAAATATTGTTACCGGAACAGAACTCATCAGACGAAAATCAAATGGTGATGCCTTTGCCCTTACTACACCCCTGATTAAAAAAGCCGATGGAACAAAATTCGGAAAAACGGAAGGTGGAAACGTTTGGCTAGACCCCAAGAAAACATCTCCGTATGCGTTCTATCAGTTCTGGCTTAATACTTCCGATGAAGATGCGGTGAATTACATCAAAATTTTCACACTGAAAGAACAGGAAGAAATTGAGGCCTTGATTCGTATGCACCAGGAAGCACCACACAAACGCGAGTTACAGCAAGCCTTAGCGAAGGATATTACCATTCGTGTTCATTCCCAGGCTGATTACGATCAAGCGGTTAAAGCATCGGGTATTTTGTTTGGCAACTCAACCACAGAAGACCTGGAAAGTCTGGATGAAGAAACATTGCTGGCTATTATGGATGGCGTACCAAAAGCTACCATCAGCAGACAGGTTTGGGAACAGCAACCGGGTGTGGTCGATTTACTTTCTGAAATAACCGGCAACTTAATCTTCCCCTCAAAAGGTGAAGCACGCAAAATGATACAGGGTGGAGGTGTAAGTCTGAATAAGGTTAAAGTGTCTGATGCGACCGCGAAAGCCGAACAAGCCTTGCTGCACAACAAATACCTGTTGGCACAAAAAGGGAAGAAAAACTATTACTTGATTACTGTGGAGTAG
- a CDS encoding nucleoside triphosphate pyrophosphohydrolase family protein — protein sequence MNQPDALNLVADFHRTFKHPILNKPQIPAEDRCKLRVALIDEELKELEVAILEKDIVAVADALCDIQYVLSGAILEFGLGEKFKALFEEVQRSNMSKACTSEDEARATVKHYLNKDGTECYYKQEGDKWLVYRKSDNKTIKSVGYSPANLERILHHT from the coding sequence ATGAATCAACCTGATGCTTTAAACCTGGTAGCCGATTTCCACCGGACATTCAAACACCCCATTTTGAACAAACCTCAAATTCCTGCAGAAGATCGGTGCAAACTACGGGTTGCGCTAATCGATGAAGAGTTAAAAGAGTTGGAAGTGGCTATTCTTGAAAAGGACATTGTTGCGGTGGCCGATGCCTTATGCGATATTCAATATGTACTTTCAGGGGCTATTCTTGAGTTTGGTTTGGGAGAGAAGTTTAAAGCCTTGTTCGAAGAGGTACAACGGTCGAATATGAGTAAAGCCTGTACCTCCGAAGATGAAGCGCGGGCAACCGTTAAGCATTACCTGAACAAGGATGGTACGGAGTGTTACTACAAGCAAGAGGGCGATAAGTGGTTGGTTTACCGAAAATCCGATAACAAAACGATCAAATCAGTTGGTTATTCTCCGGCTAACCTGGAGCGGATACTTCATCACACGTAA
- the can gene encoding carbonate dehydratase, whose translation MDMYKSLLEGNKKWVEERLKEDPEFFNTLAKGQTPQVLWIGCSDSRVPANEITNTKPGDIFVHRNIANMVVHTDMNMLSVLDYAVNVLKVRHVIVCGHYGCGGVKAAMGNQQFGIIDNWLRNIKDVYRLHAEELDKIENEEARFNRLVEINVMEQVFDLSKTSIIQNAWRDRNLPYIHGWVYSLHTGIIKDLGVTFDSSTKLASIYNITASKVEVA comes from the coding sequence ATGGACATGTACAAATCCCTTTTAGAAGGAAACAAAAAATGGGTTGAAGAACGATTAAAAGAAGACCCTGAATTTTTCAACACACTTGCTAAAGGACAAACTCCGCAAGTACTTTGGATAGGTTGTTCCGACAGTCGCGTACCCGCAAATGAAATCACCAACACAAAACCCGGTGACATTTTTGTACACCGGAATATTGCCAACATGGTTGTTCACACAGATATGAATATGCTTAGCGTACTCGACTATGCGGTTAACGTATTGAAAGTACGGCATGTTATTGTGTGTGGCCATTACGGATGCGGGGGTGTAAAAGCTGCAATGGGTAATCAACAATTTGGCATAATTGATAATTGGCTACGTAACATCAAGGATGTGTATCGCCTGCATGCAGAAGAACTGGACAAGATTGAAAATGAAGAAGCGCGGTTCAATCGATTGGTAGAAATCAATGTGATGGAACAGGTATTTGATTTATCCAAGACTTCAATCATCCAGAATGCATGGCGCGATCGCAACCTGCCCTATATTCATGGCTGGGTGTACAGCCTGCACACGGGTATCATTAAGGACCTTGGCGTAACATTTGACAGTTCAACTAAGTTGGCTTCTATCTACAACATAACGGCATCGAAAGTAGAAGTTGCTTGA